In the genome of Capra hircus breed San Clemente chromosome 5, ASM170441v1, whole genome shotgun sequence, one region contains:
- the C5H12orf66 gene encoding UPF0536 protein C12orf66 homolog: MGESIPLAAPVPVEQAVLETFFSHLGIFSYDKAKDNVEKEREANKSAGGSWLSLLAALAHLAAAEKVYHSLTYLGQKLGGQSFFSRKDSIRTIYTSLHNELKKVVTGRGAFGGTAPHVEELLSHLSEQLCFFVQARTEIADFYEKMYTLSTQKFINAEELVGLLDTILKKYSSRFHHPILSPLESSFQLEVDVLSHLLKAQAQVSEWKFLPSLVNLHSAHTKLQTWGQIFEKQRETKKHLFGGQSQKAVQPPHLFLWLMKLKNMLLAKFSFYFHEALSRQTTASEMKALTAKASPDLFGKISSFIRKYDAANVSLIFDNRGSESFQGHGYHHPHSYREAPKGVDQYPAVVSLPSDRPVMHWPNVIMIMSDRTSDLNSLEKVVHFYDDKVQSTYFLTRPEPHFTIVVIFESKKSERDSHFISFLSEISLALKNPKVFASLKPGSKG, translated from the exons ATGGGGGAGTCTATCCCGCTGGCCGCCCCGGTCCCGGTGGAACAGGCGGTGCTGGAGACGTTCTTCTCTCATCTGGGTATCTTCTCTTACGACAAGGCCAAGGACAATGTGGAGAAGGAACGAGAGGCCAACAAGAGCGCGGGGGGCAGCTGGCTGTCGCTGCTGGCGGCATTGGCCCACCTGGCTGCGGCCGAGAAGGTCTATCACAGCCTCACCTACTTGGGGCAGAAACTAG GGGGCCAGTCTTTCTTCAGCAGGAAGGATTCCATTCGCACCATCTATACTTCCCTGCACAACGAGCTGAAGAAGGTGGTGACTGGCCGTGGTGCCTTCGGAGGGACCGCTCCGCACGTGGAAGAGCTCCTTTCCCACCTGTCAGAGCAGCTCTGCTTCTTTGTTCAGGCTCGCACGGAGATCGCAGACTTCTATGAGAAGATGTACACTCTCAGCACACAGAAGTTCATCAATGCTGAAGAGCTTGTTGGCCTTTTGGACACCATCCTCAAGAAATACAGCTCCAG ATTTCACCACCCCATCCTCAGTCCTCTGGAAAGCAGTTTCCAGCTGGAGGTCGACGTCCTGAGTCACCTCCTGAAGGCCCAGGCTCAGGTCTCCGAGTGGAAGTTTCTCCCGTCCCTGGTGAACTTGCACAGCGCTCACACCAAGCTGCAGACTTGGGGCCAGATCTTTGAAAAGCAACGGGAGACCAAGAAACATCTGTTTGGAGGGCAGTCTCAGAAGGCCGTTCAGCCCCCACACCTTTTCCTTTGGCTGATGAAACTCAAAAACATGCTTCTTGCCAAATTTAGCTTCTACTTTCACGAGGCGCTGAGCCGACAAACGACTGCTTCAGAAATGAAAGCGCTGACTGCAAAAGCCAGCCCCGACCTCTTTGGAAAGATTTCCAGCTTCATCAGGAAATACGACGCTGCCAACGTGTCCTTAATCTTCGACAACCGAGGTTCTGAGAGCTTTCAGGGTCACGGCTATCACCACCCCCATTCCTACAGAGAGGCTCCCAAAGGAGTGGATCAATATCCGGCTGTGGTGTCTTTGCCCAGCGACCGGCCTGTCATGCACTGGCCCAATGTCATCATGATCATGTCGGACCGCACGTCCGACCTGAACAGCTTGGAGAAAGTGGTCCACTTCTATGATGACAAAGTTCAGAGCACCTACTTCCTCACCCGCCCAGAACCTCACTTTACCATTGTTGTCATTTTTGAGTCAAAGAAATCGGAGAGAGACTCccactttatttctttccttagtGAGATCTCACTTGCCCTTAAGAACCCCAAGGTTTTTGCAAGTCTAAAACCTGGATCCAAAGGTTAG